One stretch of Meriones unguiculatus strain TT.TT164.6M chromosome 7, Bangor_MerUng_6.1, whole genome shotgun sequence DNA includes these proteins:
- the LOC110542931 gene encoding disintegrin and metalloproteinase domain-containing protein 20-like codes for MAPFLTPSAWTQALLGGALWLCVMSVLLSPVCCSRGPPNWRFTTSEVVIPRKVPQRRGGSNMPDEITYSMRFRGQRHVIHMKLKKNMIPENLPVFTTNDQGAEQEEYPFIPRDCYFYSYLEGVPGSLATLDTCNGGLKGMIQVDDFTYEIKPLASSSKFEHVVSLLVVEEKTRKSRKCRHDEDVAEGSEYPEEMKFAGSARAAPVYLWRVHRKNVRLHYAVTNAVYKRTSNFSKTAEMVMLINSVADSIYQPTGMGIFLRALCIWFKQDSYDVHRFKDPSSLVSDYGLWKAQFHNAIEHSISILMTGHKLGNRDYLSNFGGLCNPNWGAMYLYTQEHYLLTTTVLAHGIGHFFRMPHDQPGCVCFRRSSCVMTEFPTLQDMLSNCSHSFIHFRVHGWDPCLSEARVPYDNFKYVTHRCGDKTVDEKEQCDCGSLKDCFSNKCCTTTCEYTEDSTCDVGGCCKNCGFAPAGTRCRDKLGICDLPEYCTGLSNDCPDNVYIMDGTPCSAGAVCMKGNCSDRDLQCQALFGYQVKDGSPACYKELNRKGDRFGNCGIRKLREGSKTVPCQDDDIFCGLLHCEGVSVVPGGGQHSTFHHIKVKDVQEEECFGYDVHHGLDIPFVGLVVDGATCGPGKYCKRQSCVFHQTLHYQCNVSSCSFRGVCNNKGNCHCVQGWQPPTCEHRGGGGSINSGPPPAHEKMFQTTLNVSVNRIFLALITRLVLLLASLLFGGITRAVVTIEKAAEQPIIDKEAEQPIIDKEAGQPIVDKEAEQPIIDKEAEQPIVEKEGQPPPVE; via the coding sequence ATGGCTCCCTTCCTCACGCCATCTGCCTGGACTCAGGCCCTCCTGGGAGGTGCTCTCTGGTTATGTGTGATGTCTGTACTACTGTCTCCTGTCTGTTGTTCCCGTGGCCCACCAAACTGGCGCTTCACTACCTCTGAAGTTGTGATTCCCAGGAAGGTTCCCCAGAGAAGGGGTGGAAGTAATATGCCAGACGAGATCACCTATAGCATGCGCTTTAGGGGACAAAGACACGTGATCCACATGAAGCTCAAGAAGAACATGATTCCCGAAAATTTGCCTGTATTCACTACCAATGACCAAGGCGCTGAGCAGGAGGAGTACCCATTTATTCCTCGGGACTGTTACTTCTACAGCTACCTGGAAGGGGTCCCTGGGTCCCTAGCTACACTAGATACCTGCAATGGAGGTCTTAAGGGCATGATACAGGTGGATGACTTCACTTATGAAATCAAACCACTGGCATCTTCTTCCAAGTTTGAGCATGTTGTTTCTCTGCTAGTGGTGGAAGAAAAGACACGTAAGTCTAGAAAGTGTAGACATGATGAGGATGTGGCAGAGGGCAGTGAATACCCCGAAGAGATGAAGTTTGCTGGAAGCGCCAGAGCAGCCCCAGTGTATTTGTGGCGTGTGCATAGGAAAAATGTAAGACTTCACTATGCGGTGACTAATGCAGTATACAAAAGGACCTCAAATTTTAGCAAAACAGCTGAAATGGTAATGCTTATTAACAGCGTAGCAGATAGCATATATCAGCCAACTGGCATGGGTATCTTTCTACGTGCTTTATGTATTTGGTTTAAACAGGACTCATATGATGTGCATAGGTTTAAAGATCCTTCGTCCCTGGTGAGCGATTATGGCCTTTGGAAAGCACAGTTTCATAATGCAATAGAACACTCCATTTCTATTCTTATGACAGGACACAAACTTGGAAATAGGGACTATCTTAGCAATTTTGGTGGACTGTGCAACCCCAACTGGGGAGCAATGTATCTATATACACAGGAACATTACTTGCTGACTACGACAGTGCTTGCTCATGGAATAGGTCATTTTTTTAGAATGCCACATGATCAACCAGGCTGTGTCTGTTTCAGAAGAAGCAGTTGTGTCATGACTGAATTTCCTACTCTTCAGGATATGCTGAGCAATTGTTCCCACTCCTTTATACATTTTCGGGTTCATGGCTGGGATCCGTGCCTGAGTGAAGCGCGTGTGCCCTATGACAATTTTAAATATGTAACTCATCGTTGTGGAGACAAGACCGTGGATGAGAAAGAGCAATGTGACTGTGGTTCCCTGAAAGACTGTTTCAGTAATAAATGTTGTACAACCACTTGTGAGTATACTGAGGACAGTACTTGCGATGTGGGAGGTTGCTGTAAAAATTGTGGCTTTGCACCTGCTGGAACGAGGTGCAGAGACAAACTTGGTATTTGTGATCTGCCAGAATACTGTACTGGACTCTCAAACGATTGCCCAGATAATGTTTATATCATGGATGGAACACCCTGCTCAGCAGGAGCAGTTTGCATGAAAGGAAACTGCAGTGACCGTGATTTGCAGTGTCAAGCTCTTTTCGGATACCAAGTCAAGGATGGTTCGCCAGCATGCTATAAAGAATTAAATCGCAAGGGTGACCGATTTGGAAACTGTGGGATTAGAAAACTACGAGAAGGAAGCAAGACTGTCCCATGTCAAGACGATGATATTTTTTGTGGGCTGCTGCACTGTGAAGGTGTCAGTGTTGTTCCTGGTGGAGGTCAGCACTCTACATTTCATCACATAAAGGTAAAAGATGTTCAAGAAGAAGAGTGCTTTGGGTATGATGTACACCATGGACTAGATATTCCATTTGTGGGGCTTGTAGTGGACGGTGCAACCTGTGGCCCAGGGAAATACTGTAAAAGACAGTCCTGTGTTTTTCATCAAACCTTGCATTATCAGTGCAACGTTAGCTCTTGTAGCTTCAGAGGGGTGTGTAACAACAAAGGCAATTGTCACTGTGTGCAAGGCTGGCAACCACCAACATGTGAACATAGAGGAGGAGGTGGTAGTATAAACAGCGGCCCTCCACCTGCCCACGAAAAAATGTTTCAGACAACATTAAATGTGAGTGTAAACAGGATCTTCCTTGCTTTAATTACTCGTCTAGTTCTTCTTTTGGCTTCACTTCTTTTTGGTGGAATTACAAGAGCCGTGGTAACCATAGAAAAAGCAGCAGAACAACCAATCATAGACAAAGAAGCAGAACAACCAATCATAGACAAAGAAGCAGGACAACCAATCGTAGACAAAGAAGCAGAACAACCAATCATAGACAAAGAAGCAGAACAACCAATCGTAGAAAAAGAAGGACAACCACCTCCTGTAGAGTAA